Proteins encoded together in one Bactrocera neohumeralis isolate Rockhampton chromosome 4, APGP_CSIRO_Bneo_wtdbg2-racon-allhic-juicebox.fasta_v2, whole genome shotgun sequence window:
- the LOC126756621 gene encoding uncharacterized protein LOC126756621 isoform X2 produces MTICKNMSATLSINQKHLSVNENHFGGIVERNRSRSERASSLALPHNSLLDFYDKEQEQCNSVALLPTTVNVVVRRHSSHYYPMLEEKHTSPLQQQQQQSLKTHTQMQMQTRQLNAMTANGGALPTLTVAIPELPQYNYNHNKAGQLAMQDMQSMSSLPLSSLVNGKEKKVFTYNTVTNSANSATKNQPMNLPNTAAHSSIVPDTPPPPVPKRTFRGNYAWNGAIDSPTPTSASQTPTKDKQHISAGTAFVYPPQTQTLSPGHRLHQQQSNTVYYNSGGGSGNVGVDPAQIQSQSLLVDLATRPLYVDSGLDAGGISDDDRMSLENSVFDESLTSTPVKVTKAASEGTGGGKLLNAAFTAKTLVAFTGDLSNAVKRANRSSSSTADSTITISSGYGSGHSERFASSSTSADFRSRFSSVDTQSSIDSCPTEKTSESSVSKDYSKMERTLLNDAMNDYNNLNNNETRIHVGCNILVGNNNAPPSRHSPNANTQMNNGLVQQKPPIVPTRKQYPDVAKIPPPCSKNSSQQSLHSSGCGSGSGSVGSSNAASTVSASTSTSSTVSAGSGTSTGSLLSGSATTSNNAISPLTHNVANVYQQPKRPVPPIPPTRGQISFDHNINNGTQIEATSSASKPSTALSVRNKLGKNKPPPIVYPKLHQRQDSNLSSDSFSVTSSPGYNSKNLMDVPLLQNAARINKSGMGGGMGMGMGMGVRNPDSVDAFNLNGSRFAALTSSGMGNPVLPPPRNKYSCRQDSNISSDSFSQTSSPSYNTKQMEAPLLPSLSVKRLCGVPAPIVYKQKLQNETIEEMEQSVPMSPLTKCVSTPASLQTIVRFQNGTPNTMSLQHQIIHRRKSSNPYITNGRLKFRLWQVLVNAFALLVIAGGLAAYFNAYPTIKFVNKTIINTVHVEDTSIYGKNPAPGTCLPIIVKFCQGPQIPYNYTVFPNYIGHFGQLETQVDLDAYDALVDVRCYELVSLFLCTLFVPKCGSTGATVPPCKTLCTETMRRCGFFFDVFGLSLPEYLNCKLFKDFENPEDCVGLDQVREVMIASTNPKCDGFQCDQNRCLPKDYVCDGHLDCNDQTDEAKCERCQKDEIYCGDDRCIGINHVCDGVIDCPYGQDERNCIRLSDRNGDLGKGMLEFYRISTQMWTPACVKNWDRAVSPSAVCSMLGYSAVNATSVVTLKTHRSLMASINVSTDIWNMYAKKHSNLMQEFSSCSPDEDYPVAELTCANYECGKVKRGRHKPSRRIIGGSQANPGTWPFLAAILGGPEKIFYCAGVLISDQWVLTASHCIGNHTVIDLEDWTIQLGVTRRNSYTYTGQKVKVKTVIPHPHYNTVITHDNDIALFQLATRVAFHEHLLPVCLPPPGIKLKPDQMCTVIGWGKRDNKDPKSTYEPIVNEVQVPIIGRQQCDVWLDNLTVSDGMICAGYEEGGKDACQGDSGGPLLCPYPGEKDRWFVGGIVSWGIMCAHPKLPGVYANVIKYVPWIQEQMAKYSKPENEERLSKYDAHPGGPDILSNIATGPIRNKKPYHNQNRSPMDIDYYDNYKKT; encoded by the exons ATGACGATTTGCAAAAACATGAGCGCCACACTCTCTATTAATCAGAAGCATTTGAGCGTCAACGAGAATCATTTTGGCGGCATTGTAGAGCGAAACCGTTCACG ATCGGAACGGGCCTCCAGCTTAGCACTGCCGCACAACTCACTCTTGGACTTTTATGATAAAGAGCAGGAACAATGCAACTCGGTGGCATTGTTGCCGACGACCGTCAATGTGGTGGTGCGTCGACACTCGTCGCACTACTATCCAATGCTAGAGGAGAAGCACACGTCGccgttgcagcaacaacaacaacaatcattaaaaacacatacacaaatgcaAATGCAGACAAGACAATTAAATGCGATGACCGCAAATGGTGGCGCGCTCCCAACGCTGACCGTTGCCATTCCCGAGTTGCCGCAATACAATTATAATCATAATAAAGCTGGTCAATTGGCGATGCAGGACATGCAATCGATGTCATCATTGCCGCTTTCAAGCCTT GTGAATGGCAaagagaaaaaagttttcacatACAATACGGTGACCAACAGTGCCAATAGTGCCACCAAAAACCAACCTATGAACTTGCCCAACACAGCAGCCCACTCAAGTATTGTACCGGATACACCACCGCCACCCGTCCCGAAGCGAACATTTCGTGGCAATTACGCTTGGAACGGAGCAATTGATTCGCCTACGCCCACGTCCGCAAGTCAAACACCAACCAAAGATAAACAACACATCAGTGCTGGCACCGCTTTTGTTTATCCACCGCAAACACAAACCCTTTCACCCGGCCATCGGCTACATCAGCAACAGAGCAATACGGTTTATTACAACTCGGGCGGTGGTAGTGGAAACGTAGGCGTAGATCCGGCACAAATACAAAGTCAATCCCTGCTTGTTGACCTGGCCACACGTCCACTATACGTGGATTCGGGCCTGGATGCCGGCGGTATTTCAGATGATGATCGGATGAGCTTGGAAAATTCTGTATTTGATGAGTCGTTGACATCGACACCTGTCAAGGTCACCAAGGCTGCGTCCGAAGGTACGGGAGGTGGAAAGTTACTGAACGCTGCATTTACTGCAAAGACATTGGTAGCTTTTACTGGGGACTTGAGCAACGCTGTAAAACGTGCAAATCGCTCGTCCAGCAGTACGGCTGACTCTACCATCACCATCTCTTCTGGCTACGGTTCAGGTCATAGTGAACGTTTCGCCTCCTCTTCGACTAGTGCGGACTTCCGCAGCCGTTTCTCATCTGTTGATACACAATCATCAATCGATAGTTGTCCAACAGAGAAGACGAGCGAGTCCTCTGTATCCAAAGATTACTCTAAAATGGAACGAACATTGCTTAACGATGCTATGAATGAttataataacttaaataataatgaaactcGCATTCATGTGGGTTGTAATATTTTGGTTGGTAATAACAATGCGCCCCCTAGTCGCCACTCTCCGAATGCGAATACCCAGATGAACAATGGATTGGTGCAGCAAAAACCACCTATAGTTCCAACACGAAAACAATATCCAGATGTAGCAAAGATTCCGCCACCTTGCAGTAAAAACAGTTCACAGCAGTCACTACATAGCAGCGGTTGTGGCAGCGGCAGTGGTAGTGTGGGTAGTAGTAACGCTGCCTCCACGGTATCGGCTTCCACGTCCACCTCCTCGACGGTGTCTGCTGGTTCGGGTACTTCTACGGGTTCTCTGCTGTCAGGTTCGGCCACTACATCGAATAATGCCATTTCACCGCTTACACACAACGTAGCCAATGTTTATCAACAGCCAAAACGTCCAGTACCGCCGATACCGCCAACGCGTGGTCAAATTAGTTTCGATCATAATATCAATAATGGTACGCAAATTGAAGCAACATCGTCCGCGTCGAAACCATCGACAGCACTAAGCGTTCGGAATAAGCTTGGTAAAAATAAACCTCCCCCTATCGTTTACCCAAAACTACATCAACGGCAAGACTCCAATTTGTCCAGTGATAGTTTTTCCGTCACTTCTAGTCCTGGTTATAACTCAAAAAATCTTATGGATGTACCGCTGCTTCAGAATGCTGCACGCATCAATAAGAGCGGTATGGGTGGGGGTATGGGTATGGGAATGGGTATGGGTGTTCGGAATCCGGATTCAGTGgatgcttttaatttaaatggatCACGATTCGCTGCGCTTACATCCAGTGGAATGGGAAATCCTGTGCTACCACCTCCACGTAACAAATACAGCTGCCGCCAGGATTCCAATATTTCCAGTGATAGTTTCAGTCAAACTTCCAGCCCAAGTTACAATACAAAGCAAATGGAAGCTCCTTTATTGCCCTCGCTCTCTGTAAAAAGGTTGTGCGGCG TCCCGGCGCCTattgtttataaacaaaaactgcaaaatGAAACCATCGAAGAGATGGAACAATCGGTTCCTATGTCGCCACTTACCAAATGCGTGTCCACTCCGGCTAGCCTACAAACAATTGTACGATTCCAAAATGGAACCCCAAACACGATGTCACTACAACATCAG ATTATTCATCGTCGCAAAAGCTCCAATCCTTACATCACCAATGGTCGACTGAAGTTTCGTCTCTGGCAAGTATTAGTAAACGCATTCGCTTTATTGGTGATTGCTGGTGGCCTAGCGGCATATTTCAATGCCTATCCAACTATAAAATTCGTCAACAAAACGATTATAAACACCGTCCATGTGGAGGATACTTCGATTTATGGAAAGAACCCTGCACCCGGTACTTGTTTACCTATCATAGTGAAGTTTTGCCAAGGTCCACAAATCCCCTACAACTACACCGTGTTCCCCAATTACATTGGGCATTTCGGGCAACTCGAAACTCAAGTG GATCTAGATGCCTACGATGCACTGGTGGATGTGCGATGTTACGAATTAGTCTCACTGTTCCTTTGTACCCTGTTTGTACCGAAATGCGGTTCGACCGGAGCAACTGTACCACCTTGTAAAACCTTGTGCACCGAAACTATGCGACGTTGTGGTTTCTTCTTTGATGTGTTCGGCCTCAGTTTACCTGAATATTTGAATTGTAAGCTCTTTAAAGATTTCGAAAACCCCGAAGACTGTGTTGGACTCGACCAAGTGCGTGAGGTGATGATAGCATCAACGAACCCCAAATGCGATGGCTTTCAGTGTGATCAAAATCGCTGTTTACCCAAAGATTACGTATGTGATGGTCATTTGGATTGTAACGACCAAACAGATGAGGCCAAATGCGAACGGTGCCAAAAGGATGAGATCTATTGTGGCGATGATCGTTGCATAGGTATAAATCACGTATGCGACGGGGTTATCGACTGTCCGTATGGACAAGACGAACGAAATTGCA TTCGTCTAAGCGATCGTAATGGGGATTTAGGGAAAGGCATGTTGGAATTCTATCGTATAAGCACACAAATGTGGACCCCAGCTTGTGTTAAAAACTGGGATCGCGCAGTGTCCCCTTCAGCTGTATGCTCTATGTTGGGTTATAGTGCCGTTAACGCCACGAGTGTGGTAACACTCAAAACACACCGATCGCTTATGGCATCCATAAATGTATCGACCGATATTTGGAATATGTATGCGAAAAAACATTCAAATCTGATGCAGGAATTCTCAAGTTGTTCGCCCGATGAGGATTATCCAGTTGCTGAATTAACTTGTGCTAATTACG agtGCGGAAAAGTTAAACGCGGACGCCACAAACCATCTCGTCGCATCATTGGAGGCTCACAGGCCAACCCAGGCACTTGGCCATTTTTGGCCGCAATTTTAGGAGGACCTGAAAAAATATTCTACTGCGCGGGAGTTCTAATATCCGATCAATGGGTGCTCACAGCGTCGCATTGCATAGGAAA TCATACCGTCATTGACCTTGAAGATTGGACCATACAGCTTGGTGTAACGCGCCGAAACTCCTATACATACACGGGGCAAAAGGTTAAAGTCAAAACAGTTATACCGCATCCGCATTACAATACCGTAATCACACATGACAATGACATAGCACTATTTCAA CTGGCCACTAGGGTCGCATTCCATGAGCATTTATTGCCTGTTTGTCTGCCGCCACCCGGAATTAAACTGAAGCCGGATCAAATGTGCACAGTTATCGGTTGGGGAAAGCGGGACAACAAAGACC CAAAATCCACATACGAACCAATTGTCAATGAAGTGCAAGTCCCGATTATTGGCCGACAGCAATGCGATGTTTGGCTTGATAACCTGACAGTATCCGATGGAATGATATGCGCCGGCTATGAGGAAGGAGGAAAGGATGCATGCCAG GGTGATTCCGGAGGTCCTCTGCTCTGCCCCTATCCGGGCGAAAAGGATCGTTGGTTTGTGGGTGGCATCGTGTCGTGGGGCATAATGTGTGCACATCCGAAATTGCCAGGCGTATATGCGAATGTGATCAAATATGTGCCATGGATACAGGAGCAAATGGCTAAATATTCAAAACCTGAAAATGAAGAGAGGCTATCCAAATATGATGCACACCCAGGCGGACCAGATATTCTGTCAAACATAGCGACTGGACCCATACGCAACAAAAAACCATATCACAATCAGAATCGCAGTCCAATGGACATTGATTACTACGACAATTATAAGAAGACCTAG
- the LOC126756621 gene encoding uncharacterized protein LOC126756621 isoform X4, with amino-acid sequence MNLPNTAAHSSIVPDTPPPPVPKRTFRGNYAWNGAIDSPTPTSASQTPTKDKQHISAGTAFVYPPQTQTLSPGHRLHQQQSNTVYYNSGGGSGNVGVDPAQIQSQSLLVDLATRPLYVDSGLDAGGISDDDRMSLENSVFDESLTSTPVKVTKAASEGTGGGKLLNAAFTAKTLVAFTGDLSNAVKRANRSSSSTADSTITISSGYGSGHSERFASSSTSADFRSRFSSVDTQSSIDSCPTEKTSESSVSKDYSKMERTLLNDAMNDYNNLNNNETRIHVGCNILVGNNNAPPSRHSPNANTQMNNGLVQQKPPIVPTRKQYPDVAKIPPPCSKNSSQQSLHSSGCGSGSGSVGSSNAASTVSASTSTSSTVSAGSGTSTGSLLSGSATTSNNAISPLTHNVANVYQQPKRPVPPIPPTRGQISFDHNINNGTQIEATSSASKPSTALSVRNKLGKNKPPPIVYPKLHQRQDSNLSSDSFSVTSSPGYNSKNLMDVPLLQNAARINKSGMGGGMGMGMGMGVRNPDSVDAFNLNGSRFAALTSSGMGNPVLPPPRNKYSCRQDSNISSDSFSQTSSPSYNTKQMEAPLLPSLSVKRLCGVPAPIVYKQKLQNETIEEMEQSVPMSPLTKCVSTPASLQTIVRFQNGTPNTMSLQHQQIIHRRKSSNPYITNGRLKFRLWQVLVNAFALLVIAGGLAAYFNAYPTIKFVNKTIINTVHVEDTSIYGKNPAPGTCLPIIVKFCQGPQIPYNYTVFPNYIGHFGQLETQVDLDAYDALVDVRCYELVSLFLCTLFVPKCGSTGATVPPCKTLCTETMRRCGFFFDVFGLSLPEYLNCKLFKDFENPEDCVGLDQVREVMIASTNPKCDGFQCDQNRCLPKDYVCDGHLDCNDQTDEAKCERCQKDEIYCGDDRCIGINHVCDGVIDCPYGQDERNCIRLSDRNGDLGKGMLEFYRISTQMWTPACVKNWDRAVSPSAVCSMLGYSAVNATSVVTLKTHRSLMASINVSTDIWNMYAKKHSNLMQEFSSCSPDEDYPVAELTCANYECGKVKRGRHKPSRRIIGGSQANPGTWPFLAAILGGPEKIFYCAGVLISDQWVLTASHCIGNHTVIDLEDWTIQLGVTRRNSYTYTGQKVKVKTVIPHPHYNTVITHDNDIALFQLATRVAFHEHLLPVCLPPPGIKLKPDQMCTVIGWGKRDNKDPKSTYEPIVNEVQVPIIGRQQCDVWLDNLTVSDGMICAGYEEGGKDACQGDSGGPLLCPYPGEKDRWFVGGIVSWGIMCAHPKLPGVYANVIKYVPWIQEQMAKYSKPENEERLSKYDAHPGGPDILSNIATGPIRNKKPYHNQNRSPMDIDYYDNYKKT; translated from the exons ATGAACTTGCCCAACACAGCAGCCCACTCAAGTATTGTACCGGATACACCACCGCCACCCGTCCCGAAGCGAACATTTCGTGGCAATTACGCTTGGAACGGAGCAATTGATTCGCCTACGCCCACGTCCGCAAGTCAAACACCAACCAAAGATAAACAACACATCAGTGCTGGCACCGCTTTTGTTTATCCACCGCAAACACAAACCCTTTCACCCGGCCATCGGCTACATCAGCAACAGAGCAATACGGTTTATTACAACTCGGGCGGTGGTAGTGGAAACGTAGGCGTAGATCCGGCACAAATACAAAGTCAATCCCTGCTTGTTGACCTGGCCACACGTCCACTATACGTGGATTCGGGCCTGGATGCCGGCGGTATTTCAGATGATGATCGGATGAGCTTGGAAAATTCTGTATTTGATGAGTCGTTGACATCGACACCTGTCAAGGTCACCAAGGCTGCGTCCGAAGGTACGGGAGGTGGAAAGTTACTGAACGCTGCATTTACTGCAAAGACATTGGTAGCTTTTACTGGGGACTTGAGCAACGCTGTAAAACGTGCAAATCGCTCGTCCAGCAGTACGGCTGACTCTACCATCACCATCTCTTCTGGCTACGGTTCAGGTCATAGTGAACGTTTCGCCTCCTCTTCGACTAGTGCGGACTTCCGCAGCCGTTTCTCATCTGTTGATACACAATCATCAATCGATAGTTGTCCAACAGAGAAGACGAGCGAGTCCTCTGTATCCAAAGATTACTCTAAAATGGAACGAACATTGCTTAACGATGCTATGAATGAttataataacttaaataataatgaaactcGCATTCATGTGGGTTGTAATATTTTGGTTGGTAATAACAATGCGCCCCCTAGTCGCCACTCTCCGAATGCGAATACCCAGATGAACAATGGATTGGTGCAGCAAAAACCACCTATAGTTCCAACACGAAAACAATATCCAGATGTAGCAAAGATTCCGCCACCTTGCAGTAAAAACAGTTCACAGCAGTCACTACATAGCAGCGGTTGTGGCAGCGGCAGTGGTAGTGTGGGTAGTAGTAACGCTGCCTCCACGGTATCGGCTTCCACGTCCACCTCCTCGACGGTGTCTGCTGGTTCGGGTACTTCTACGGGTTCTCTGCTGTCAGGTTCGGCCACTACATCGAATAATGCCATTTCACCGCTTACACACAACGTAGCCAATGTTTATCAACAGCCAAAACGTCCAGTACCGCCGATACCGCCAACGCGTGGTCAAATTAGTTTCGATCATAATATCAATAATGGTACGCAAATTGAAGCAACATCGTCCGCGTCGAAACCATCGACAGCACTAAGCGTTCGGAATAAGCTTGGTAAAAATAAACCTCCCCCTATCGTTTACCCAAAACTACATCAACGGCAAGACTCCAATTTGTCCAGTGATAGTTTTTCCGTCACTTCTAGTCCTGGTTATAACTCAAAAAATCTTATGGATGTACCGCTGCTTCAGAATGCTGCACGCATCAATAAGAGCGGTATGGGTGGGGGTATGGGTATGGGAATGGGTATGGGTGTTCGGAATCCGGATTCAGTGgatgcttttaatttaaatggatCACGATTCGCTGCGCTTACATCCAGTGGAATGGGAAATCCTGTGCTACCACCTCCACGTAACAAATACAGCTGCCGCCAGGATTCCAATATTTCCAGTGATAGTTTCAGTCAAACTTCCAGCCCAAGTTACAATACAAAGCAAATGGAAGCTCCTTTATTGCCCTCGCTCTCTGTAAAAAGGTTGTGCGGCG TCCCGGCGCCTattgtttataaacaaaaactgcaaaatGAAACCATCGAAGAGATGGAACAATCGGTTCCTATGTCGCCACTTACCAAATGCGTGTCCACTCCGGCTAGCCTACAAACAATTGTACGATTCCAAAATGGAACCCCAAACACGATGTCACTACAACATCAG cAGATTATTCATCGTCGCAAAAGCTCCAATCCTTACATCACCAATGGTCGACTGAAGTTTCGTCTCTGGCAAGTATTAGTAAACGCATTCGCTTTATTGGTGATTGCTGGTGGCCTAGCGGCATATTTCAATGCCTATCCAACTATAAAATTCGTCAACAAAACGATTATAAACACCGTCCATGTGGAGGATACTTCGATTTATGGAAAGAACCCTGCACCCGGTACTTGTTTACCTATCATAGTGAAGTTTTGCCAAGGTCCACAAATCCCCTACAACTACACCGTGTTCCCCAATTACATTGGGCATTTCGGGCAACTCGAAACTCAAGTG GATCTAGATGCCTACGATGCACTGGTGGATGTGCGATGTTACGAATTAGTCTCACTGTTCCTTTGTACCCTGTTTGTACCGAAATGCGGTTCGACCGGAGCAACTGTACCACCTTGTAAAACCTTGTGCACCGAAACTATGCGACGTTGTGGTTTCTTCTTTGATGTGTTCGGCCTCAGTTTACCTGAATATTTGAATTGTAAGCTCTTTAAAGATTTCGAAAACCCCGAAGACTGTGTTGGACTCGACCAAGTGCGTGAGGTGATGATAGCATCAACGAACCCCAAATGCGATGGCTTTCAGTGTGATCAAAATCGCTGTTTACCCAAAGATTACGTATGTGATGGTCATTTGGATTGTAACGACCAAACAGATGAGGCCAAATGCGAACGGTGCCAAAAGGATGAGATCTATTGTGGCGATGATCGTTGCATAGGTATAAATCACGTATGCGACGGGGTTATCGACTGTCCGTATGGACAAGACGAACGAAATTGCA TTCGTCTAAGCGATCGTAATGGGGATTTAGGGAAAGGCATGTTGGAATTCTATCGTATAAGCACACAAATGTGGACCCCAGCTTGTGTTAAAAACTGGGATCGCGCAGTGTCCCCTTCAGCTGTATGCTCTATGTTGGGTTATAGTGCCGTTAACGCCACGAGTGTGGTAACACTCAAAACACACCGATCGCTTATGGCATCCATAAATGTATCGACCGATATTTGGAATATGTATGCGAAAAAACATTCAAATCTGATGCAGGAATTCTCAAGTTGTTCGCCCGATGAGGATTATCCAGTTGCTGAATTAACTTGTGCTAATTACG agtGCGGAAAAGTTAAACGCGGACGCCACAAACCATCTCGTCGCATCATTGGAGGCTCACAGGCCAACCCAGGCACTTGGCCATTTTTGGCCGCAATTTTAGGAGGACCTGAAAAAATATTCTACTGCGCGGGAGTTCTAATATCCGATCAATGGGTGCTCACAGCGTCGCATTGCATAGGAAA TCATACCGTCATTGACCTTGAAGATTGGACCATACAGCTTGGTGTAACGCGCCGAAACTCCTATACATACACGGGGCAAAAGGTTAAAGTCAAAACAGTTATACCGCATCCGCATTACAATACCGTAATCACACATGACAATGACATAGCACTATTTCAA CTGGCCACTAGGGTCGCATTCCATGAGCATTTATTGCCTGTTTGTCTGCCGCCACCCGGAATTAAACTGAAGCCGGATCAAATGTGCACAGTTATCGGTTGGGGAAAGCGGGACAACAAAGACC CAAAATCCACATACGAACCAATTGTCAATGAAGTGCAAGTCCCGATTATTGGCCGACAGCAATGCGATGTTTGGCTTGATAACCTGACAGTATCCGATGGAATGATATGCGCCGGCTATGAGGAAGGAGGAAAGGATGCATGCCAG GGTGATTCCGGAGGTCCTCTGCTCTGCCCCTATCCGGGCGAAAAGGATCGTTGGTTTGTGGGTGGCATCGTGTCGTGGGGCATAATGTGTGCACATCCGAAATTGCCAGGCGTATATGCGAATGTGATCAAATATGTGCCATGGATACAGGAGCAAATGGCTAAATATTCAAAACCTGAAAATGAAGAGAGGCTATCCAAATATGATGCACACCCAGGCGGACCAGATATTCTGTCAAACATAGCGACTGGACCCATACGCAACAAAAAACCATATCACAATCAGAATCGCAGTCCAATGGACATTGATTACTACGACAATTATAAGAAGACCTAG